A part of Streptomyces sp. NBC_01451 genomic DNA contains:
- a CDS encoding TerD family protein codes for MVKGANVGLAALSEDVGSVMVRLGWSSPTGEGDADVSVLLLTADGKVRSDGDFYFYNNPVAADGSVQLLGKAPTADGNEDRITFDLTAIADDAERIVVAASRYEGARFSDLHDLCLTLADGAGDNLLRFTIDDPGEVGALLFGELYRRGGDWKFRAIGQGYESGLAGLATDFGVDIDDDAEASETGEAAEKQEAPAAPEAQAAPLPAIPTQPTSERPADPVRPLPTPDQPVTKAAPRPRTAKKKVTLPKVARKSLAENDAWRVARLFPAAALKSDRERETRATSVLLSVMTQVPEFGRRLTAGFGAPSGRMETFTEVTLPNGDTPRRPDGVIRVERAGKLWTALVETKTNGNSLKADQVQAYADIAARRGYEAVITLSNDVELDGSPLVEVKADGRRKHKVALWHLSWAEVAHQAQMLIRHEGVGNAAHAWLLQELLHYLQHENSGCHGFQNMGPAWVPVRNGIDDETLCQGDSRAVDVVESWERLVRQVCLRLGGELGQKVLPVQRAKRGSDPRTRRAALADQLCADGRLEAELRIDGTPGILALCADLRTGKLRTSIEIPAPEQGYPLTWSKRLVRQLADAPADLHVEALLAGQAPGPRGTLERLRPEPADLLPKDGTPITGFRLSLFRSMGNTRGNAESGFIRSVDESVDRFHAHVVVHLERRTSSSRTRETAAAG; via the coding sequence ATGGTCAAGGGCGCCAACGTTGGTCTGGCCGCGTTGAGCGAGGACGTCGGCTCGGTGATGGTGCGACTGGGCTGGAGCAGTCCGACGGGGGAGGGCGACGCGGACGTCTCCGTCCTGCTGCTGACCGCCGACGGCAAGGTCCGCAGCGACGGGGACTTCTACTTCTACAACAACCCCGTCGCCGCGGACGGCAGCGTGCAGTTGCTCGGCAAGGCGCCCACTGCCGATGGCAACGAGGACCGCATCACCTTCGACCTGACGGCGATCGCGGACGATGCCGAGCGGATCGTCGTCGCGGCGAGCCGCTACGAGGGCGCCCGCTTCTCCGACCTGCACGACCTGTGCCTGACGCTCGCCGACGGCGCCGGTGACAACCTGCTGCGTTTCACCATCGACGACCCCGGCGAGGTGGGCGCGCTGCTCTTCGGCGAGCTCTACCGGCGGGGCGGGGACTGGAAGTTCCGGGCGATCGGCCAGGGCTACGAGTCCGGACTCGCGGGCCTGGCAACGGACTTCGGCGTCGACATCGACGACGACGCGGAGGCCTCGGAAACGGGAGAGGCGGCGGAGAAGCAGGAAGCGCCGGCTGCGCCGGAGGCCCAGGCTGCACCCCTGCCCGCCATCCCCACGCAGCCGACTAGCGAGCGCCCCGCTGATCCGGTGCGGCCCCTGCCGACGCCGGACCAGCCGGTGACCAAGGCCGCGCCCCGGCCCCGTACCGCGAAGAAGAAGGTCACGCTGCCCAAGGTGGCCAGGAAGTCCCTCGCCGAGAACGACGCCTGGCGGGTGGCACGCCTCTTCCCCGCCGCCGCCCTCAAGAGCGACCGTGAGCGCGAAACCCGGGCGACCTCCGTGCTGCTGTCAGTGATGACCCAAGTACCGGAGTTCGGGCGGCGGTTGACGGCGGGGTTCGGTGCGCCGTCCGGCCGGATGGAGACGTTCACCGAAGTCACGCTGCCCAACGGCGACACCCCGCGACGCCCCGACGGTGTGATCCGGGTCGAGCGGGCCGGGAAGCTGTGGACGGCGCTCGTCGAGACGAAGACGAACGGCAACTCCCTCAAGGCGGACCAGGTACAGGCGTACGCCGACATCGCCGCCCGGCGCGGCTACGAGGCCGTCATCACCCTCTCCAACGACGTCGAACTCGACGGCAGCCCACTGGTCGAGGTCAAGGCGGACGGCCGGCGCAAGCACAAGGTCGCCCTCTGGCACCTCTCCTGGGCCGAAGTCGCCCACCAGGCCCAGATGTTGATCCGCCACGAGGGTGTGGGCAACGCGGCCCACGCCTGGCTGCTCCAGGAACTGCTGCACTACCTCCAGCACGAGAACTCCGGCTGCCACGGCTTCCAGAACATGGGCCCCGCCTGGGTCCCCGTCCGCAACGGAATCGACGACGAGACCCTGTGCCAGGGTGACTCGCGGGCGGTCGACGTCGTCGAGAGCTGGGAGCGGCTGGTCCGGCAGGTGTGCCTGCGGCTGGGCGGTGAACTCGGCCAGAAGGTACTGCCCGTGCAGCGCGCGAAACGAGGCAGCGACCCGCGCACCCGCCGTGCCGCGCTTGCCGACCAACTGTGCGCGGACGGACGGCTGGAGGCCGAACTCCGTATCGACGGCACGCCCGGCATCCTCGCCCTCTGCGCCGACCTGCGGACCGGCAAACTGCGTACGTCCATCGAGATCCCCGCGCCCGAACAGGGCTACCCCCTCACTTGGTCCAAGCGACTGGTCCGCCAACTCGCCGACGCCCCGGCCGACTTGCACGTCGAGGCGCTGCTCGCCGGTCAGGCGCCCGGTCCGCGCGGCACCCTGGAGCGCCTCCGCCCGGAACCGGCCGACCTGCTGCCCAAGGACGGCACGCCGATCACCGGCTTCCGTCTGTCCCTCTTCCGGAGCATGGGCAACACCCGCGGCAACGCCGAGTCCGGTTTCATCCGCAGCGTCGACGAGTCCGTCGACCGCTTCCACGCCCACGTGGTCGTCCACCTGGAGCGCCGCACGTCGTCGTCCCGTACACGGGAGACGGCTGCCGCGGGCTGA
- a CDS encoding nucleoside hydrolase encodes MTTAEPTTQAQPDAGPSHPVPVIIDCDTGIDDALALLFAVRHPGLDLRAVTCVAGNTDVDQVVRNTLTVLDQAGAPDLPVARGAERPLIEPARSAAHVHGQDGMGDLGLPASTTRTAVDVDAVTLLRREILGSPRPVTLIPTAPLTNIALLLRTYPEVTRNIERIVFMGGAVEIGNATPVAEFNVWHDPEAAAILLTAGVPITMYGLDVFTRVVVPGADVQRLRASSEPGARLAGALLAHRDPALSGDPTPTGSLGDAGAVCAVADPAGLTTSLLPVEVSLAPGPTRGQTVVDRRPRPGESEIHHGTREKQLVDVALDIDVERYVRLYLGTVEKR; translated from the coding sequence GTGACGACTGCGGAACCCACCACCCAAGCCCAGCCCGACGCCGGTCCGTCCCACCCCGTGCCCGTGATCATCGACTGCGACACCGGCATCGACGACGCCCTGGCCCTGCTGTTCGCCGTACGCCACCCGGGACTCGACCTCCGCGCGGTCACCTGTGTCGCCGGGAACACGGATGTCGACCAGGTCGTACGCAACACCCTCACGGTCCTCGACCAGGCAGGCGCCCCCGATCTGCCGGTCGCGCGCGGGGCCGAGCGGCCGTTGATCGAGCCGGCGCGGTCCGCCGCCCACGTCCACGGGCAGGACGGCATGGGCGACCTCGGCCTGCCCGCGTCCACCACCCGGACGGCCGTCGACGTGGACGCGGTCACCCTGCTGCGCCGCGAGATCCTCGGCTCGCCCCGCCCGGTCACGCTCATCCCGACCGCGCCGCTCACCAACATCGCCCTGCTCCTGCGTACGTACCCCGAGGTGACCCGCAACATCGAGCGGATCGTCTTCATGGGCGGCGCGGTGGAGATCGGGAACGCCACGCCCGTCGCCGAGTTCAACGTGTGGCACGACCCGGAGGCCGCCGCGATCCTGCTCACCGCCGGGGTGCCGATCACCATGTACGGCCTGGACGTCTTCACGCGCGTTGTCGTGCCCGGGGCCGATGTCCAGCGGCTGCGCGCGAGTTCGGAACCGGGTGCGCGGCTCGCCGGCGCACTGCTCGCCCACCGCGATCCGGCCCTCAGCGGCGACCCCACCCCCACCGGCAGCCTCGGCGACGCGGGTGCCGTCTGCGCGGTCGCCGACCCGGCGGGGCTGACCACCAGCCTGCTGCCGGTCGAGGTCTCCCTCGCCCCCGGCCCGACCCGGGGTCAGACCGTCGTCGACCGCAGACCACGCCCCGGCGAGTCCGAGATCCACCACGGCACCCGGGAGAAGCAGTTGGTGGATGTCGCGCTGGACATCGACGTGGAGAGGTACGTACGGCTGTACCTCGGGACGGTCGAGAAGCGATAG
- a CDS encoding LAETG motif-containing sortase-dependent surface protein, with protein MSILRRVNALHLLGTGAAAIALCAASASGAWATGTPGGDGWGSKTGGYKPGAGAGTKTETDRCQFSLDGQNFFDSVRVDDQNLKPTEDGKVHIKVRTAGDASTCTASLASYIAHGPTFGTSGLQVFVDFDTVTVKQGQTDSLDIAVPDAGCFAQVDLYRGKVKFDGDFDANDGFEHGDLPKGPDRPVIKDKLIAAWNGGTKDCTTTPPPAEETPGTPTPTPPAEETPGTPTPSEPASETTPPASETPSTPTPSESTPSESASESTPPATPASPDSSQPPLAETGGGSATGPLAGGAAALLIGGAAIVLATKRRKAGRAGA; from the coding sequence ATGTCCATACTGAGACGTGTCAACGCGCTGCACCTCCTGGGGACGGGCGCCGCCGCGATCGCTCTCTGCGCGGCCTCCGCCTCGGGCGCCTGGGCCACCGGCACGCCCGGCGGTGACGGCTGGGGCTCCAAGACCGGCGGCTACAAGCCCGGCGCCGGCGCGGGCACGAAGACCGAGACCGACCGCTGCCAGTTCTCCCTCGACGGGCAGAACTTCTTCGACTCGGTCCGCGTCGACGACCAGAACCTCAAGCCCACCGAGGACGGCAAGGTCCACATCAAGGTCCGCACCGCCGGTGACGCCAGCACCTGCACCGCCTCCCTCGCCTCCTACATCGCCCACGGTCCCACCTTCGGCACCTCGGGTCTGCAGGTCTTCGTCGACTTCGACACCGTCACGGTCAAGCAGGGTCAGACCGACTCGCTCGACATCGCGGTGCCGGACGCGGGCTGCTTCGCGCAGGTCGACCTCTACCGCGGCAAGGTCAAGTTCGACGGCGACTTCGACGCCAACGACGGCTTCGAGCACGGCGACCTGCCCAAGGGTCCGGATCGTCCGGTCATCAAGGACAAGCTGATCGCCGCCTGGAACGGCGGTACGAAGGACTGCACGACCACGCCTCCGCCGGCCGAGGAGACCCCGGGCACCCCGACCCCGACGCCTCCGGCCGAGGAGACCCCGGGTACGCCGACTCCCTCCGAGCCCGCGTCCGAGACGACCCCGCCCGCCTCCGAGACGCCGTCGACGCCGACTCCGTCCGAGTCGACGCCCTCCGAGTCGGCCTCGGAGTCCACCCCGCCGGCCACCCCGGCGAGCCCGGACAGCTCCCAGCCCCCGCTGGCCGAGACCGGCGGCGGCAGCGCCACCGGCCCCCTCGCGGGCGGCGCCGCGGCACTGCTGATCGGCGGCGCGGCGATCGTGCTGGCGACGAAGCGACGCAAGGCGGGCCGCGCGGGTGCGTGA
- a CDS encoding glycoside hydrolase family 13 protein, whose translation MPEQTLDLSSRDPDWWRQAVFYQVYPRSFADADGDGLGDLRGITRRLTHLSTLGVDALWLSPFYPSELADGGYDVADYRDVDPRLGTLDDFDAMVAEAHRLALKVMVDIVPNHTSRRHEWFEEALRSAPGSPARDRYVFRDGRGAHGELPPTDWQSVFGGSAWKRVEADQGHQTDHAGRTGHADRVPDGQWYLHLFTPEQPDLNWANEEVRADFLTTLRFWSDRGVDGFRIDVAHALAKDLDVPLRDLGAPELSGEQALAALPPGTHPFFDRDEVHEIYRDWRKILDAYTPPRMAVAEAWVPGARRALYARPDELGQAFNFEYLQAGWDAEELRGVITDSLATARSAGASATWVLSNHDVVRHASRLTLPPGTDPNAWLLSDGTAPPVDAAAGLRRARAATLLMLALPGSSYVYQGEELGLPEVADLPAEALQDPIWEQTAHTGKGRDGCRVPLPWTTTGPSYGFGAGGAWLPQPPAFASYAVEAQDGVEGSTLELYRAALALRRRLLDGEDLTWAAESAPGVLDLTRTDGWRCVTNLSATPVELPPGEVLLSSAPLEGDGRLGPDTTAWLGS comes from the coding sequence GTGCCCGAACAGACTCTGGACCTTTCCTCCCGGGACCCCGACTGGTGGCGCCAGGCCGTCTTCTACCAGGTGTATCCGCGCAGTTTCGCCGACGCCGACGGTGACGGGCTGGGCGACCTCAGGGGCATCACCCGGCGCCTGACGCATCTGAGCACGCTGGGCGTCGACGCCCTCTGGCTCAGCCCCTTCTACCCCTCCGAACTCGCCGACGGCGGCTACGACGTGGCGGACTACCGTGACGTCGACCCCCGCCTCGGCACCCTCGACGACTTCGACGCCATGGTCGCCGAGGCCCACCGGCTCGCCCTCAAGGTCATGGTCGACATCGTCCCCAACCACACCTCGCGCCGGCACGAGTGGTTCGAGGAGGCGCTGCGCTCGGCGCCCGGTTCCCCGGCCCGCGACCGCTACGTCTTCCGCGACGGCAGGGGGGCGCACGGCGAACTCCCGCCCACGGACTGGCAGTCGGTGTTCGGCGGCAGCGCCTGGAAACGGGTGGAAGCGGATCAAGGGCACCAGACGGACCATGCGGGCCGGACGGGCCATGCGGACCGGGTGCCCGACGGCCAGTGGTACCTGCACCTCTTCACGCCCGAACAGCCCGACCTCAACTGGGCCAACGAAGAAGTCCGCGCCGACTTCCTCACCACGCTCCGCTTCTGGTCCGACCGGGGCGTCGACGGCTTCCGCATCGACGTCGCCCACGCCCTCGCCAAGGACCTCGATGTGCCGCTGCGCGACCTGGGCGCTCCCGAACTGAGCGGCGAGCAGGCACTGGCCGCCCTCCCGCCCGGCACGCACCCCTTCTTCGACCGCGACGAGGTCCACGAGATCTACCGCGACTGGCGCAAGATCCTCGACGCCTACACCCCGCCCCGCATGGCGGTCGCCGAGGCCTGGGTCCCGGGCGCCCGCCGCGCCCTGTACGCCCGCCCGGACGAACTCGGCCAGGCCTTCAACTTCGAGTACCTGCAAGCGGGTTGGGACGCGGAGGAGCTGCGCGGGGTCATCACCGACTCGCTCGCCACGGCCCGCTCGGCAGGAGCCTCGGCCACCTGGGTCCTCTCCAACCACGACGTCGTACGCCACGCCTCCCGTCTGACACTCCCGCCGGGCACCGACCCGAACGCCTGGCTCCTGTCGGACGGCACCGCCCCGCCGGTCGACGCGGCGGCGGGCCTGCGCCGGGCCCGGGCGGCCACGCTCCTGATGCTGGCGCTGCCCGGTTCGTCGTACGTCTACCAGGGCGAGGAGCTGGGCCTGCCCGAGGTGGCCGACCTGCCCGCCGAGGCCCTCCAGGACCCGATCTGGGAACAGACGGCGCACACCGGCAAGGGCCGCGACGGCTGCCGGGTGCCGCTGCCGTGGACGACGACCGGGCCGTCGTACGGCTTCGGCGCGGGCGGGGCCTGGCTGCCGCAGCCGCCGGCCTTCGCGTCGTACGCCGTCGAGGCACAGGACGGGGTAGAGGGCTCGACCCTGGAGCTGTACCGCGCGGCCCTCGCCCTGCGCCGCCGTCTGCTGGACGGCGAGGACCTGACCTGGGCGGCGGAATCCGCCCCCGGCGTCCTCGACCTCACCCGCACGGACGGCTGGCGCTGCGTGACGAACCTGTCGGCCACGCCGGTCGAACTGCCGCCCGGGGAAGTCCTGTTGAGCAGCGCACCGCTGGAGGGGGACGGACGGCTGGGCCCGGACACGACGGCCTGGCTCGGAAGTTGA
- a CDS encoding DUF4142 domain-containing protein codes for MRFNRSSTGTLFVGGALGLTLAALAYPAMLGVQNVSSSPTRIVAQTPTGPLTEADRDFVVKVRAAGLWEYPVGQMAIAKGTSPAVITAGQHLVAGHAALDATVRRIAPQLGVTIPNLPSPQQQGFISTLTSDSRGTQFDTDFANILRITHGSIFNTVAKIRSTTKNTLVRALADQANTTVLDHITVMEKTGLVNFDTVLFQETTPPKLPASDVTPPVPVPGAPTVVLTPPPDNAFSPSPSPTYPTAG; via the coding sequence GTGCGTTTCAACCGAAGCTCGACCGGCACCCTATTCGTGGGTGGCGCGTTGGGGCTGACCCTGGCCGCGCTCGCCTATCCCGCCATGCTCGGTGTCCAGAACGTGTCCAGTTCACCCACGCGGATCGTCGCGCAGACCCCCACCGGGCCGTTGACGGAGGCCGACCGCGACTTCGTGGTGAAGGTGCGGGCGGCCGGGCTCTGGGAGTACCCGGTCGGGCAGATGGCCATCGCGAAGGGGACCTCCCCCGCCGTCATCACCGCCGGGCAGCATCTCGTCGCCGGGCACGCGGCGCTGGACGCGACCGTGCGGCGGATCGCTCCGCAGCTCGGGGTCACCATTCCCAACCTGCCCAGTCCGCAGCAGCAGGGATTCATCTCCACACTGACCTCGGACAGCAGAGGGACGCAGTTCGACACCGACTTCGCCAACATCCTGCGCATCACCCACGGGTCGATCTTCAACACCGTCGCCAAGATCCGGTCGACCACCAAGAACACGCTGGTACGCGCCCTCGCCGACCAGGCCAACACCACTGTCCTCGACCACATCACCGTCATGGAGAAGACGGGGCTCGTCAATTTCGACACCGTGCTCTTCCAGGAGACCACCCCGCCGAAACTGCCCGCCTCCGACGTCACCCCGCCCGTCCCCGTGCCGGGCGCCCCGACCGTCGTCCTCACCCCGCCGCCGGACAACGCCTTCAGCCCCTCCCCCAGCCCGACCTACCCCACGGCGGGATGA
- a CDS encoding GNAT family N-acetyltransferase, protein MEKTVLDVPAAPTAPALRLRPWRPADVAALVEACQDPVLRRWTSHSVGNAEDGLRWIRSQQRGWEAGDRFAFAVVEDRPGSARGELVGHAVLKDAAPGRESAEVGYWTAAHARGRGVAPRALEALTAWAFDTYGAPGGAAGLQRLELLHQEGNVASCRVAHKSGYGLDRVLPAEPPAFPHDGHVHVRHKALAPA, encoded by the coding sequence GTGGAGAAAACCGTCCTGGACGTGCCCGCCGCCCCGACCGCTCCCGCTCTTCGCCTGCGCCCCTGGCGTCCCGCGGACGTCGCCGCGCTGGTCGAGGCGTGCCAGGACCCCGTGCTGCGCCGCTGGACGAGTCATTCCGTCGGGAACGCCGAGGACGGGCTGCGCTGGATACGGAGTCAGCAGCGGGGCTGGGAGGCCGGCGACCGGTTCGCCTTCGCGGTCGTCGAGGACCGACCGGGTTCCGCGCGGGGGGAACTGGTGGGCCACGCGGTCCTCAAGGATGCCGCCCCCGGCAGGGAGTCGGCCGAGGTGGGCTACTGGACCGCGGCCCACGCGCGGGGGCGCGGAGTGGCCCCGCGCGCCCTGGAGGCGCTCACGGCCTGGGCCTTCGACACGTACGGTGCCCCCGGTGGCGCGGCCGGGCTCCAGCGCCTCGAACTCCTGCACCAGGAGGGCAACGTGGCCTCGTGCCGCGTGGCGCACAAGAGCGGGTACGGACTCGACCGCGTCCTGCCGGCCGAGCCGCCCGCCTTCCCCCACGACGGGCATGTGCACGTACGGCACAAGGCCCTCGCCCCCGCCTGA
- a CDS encoding IclR family transcriptional regulator, which produces MTDTPDSPETSPARRNASSSLRRALGILMYLAEDRGHPHGVTLTDLSAGLELSKSTVLRLVGPLRDARLVDQDPESGRYRLGPQNALLGQAYLERRDTRQITSPVLHRLAEDSGETVHLVTFDPPEIVYIDKVESPQAVRMHSRVGSRQPAYCTATGKVFLAHGPVDVVDKVIAAGMPARTPATITTAERMHEELARIRAHGYAVDDVENEQDIRCVAAPVYDHKGEVTTAVSISGPAARVTRDRLPELGALLAAATRTITEDLGGTVRAAEA; this is translated from the coding sequence GTGACCGACACACCCGACTCCCCCGAGACATCCCCGGCCCGCCGCAACGCCTCGTCGTCCCTGCGGCGCGCGCTGGGCATCCTGATGTACCTGGCCGAGGACCGGGGCCATCCGCACGGCGTCACGCTGACCGACCTCTCCGCCGGGCTGGAGCTGAGCAAGTCCACCGTCCTGCGGCTGGTCGGCCCGCTGCGGGACGCCCGCCTCGTGGACCAGGACCCCGAGTCCGGCCGCTACCGGCTGGGCCCGCAGAACGCACTGCTCGGACAGGCGTACCTGGAGCGCCGTGACACCCGGCAGATCACCTCGCCGGTCCTGCACCGGCTCGCCGAGGACAGCGGCGAGACCGTGCACCTCGTCACCTTCGACCCGCCGGAGATCGTCTACATCGACAAGGTCGAGAGCCCGCAGGCGGTCCGGATGCACTCACGGGTGGGCAGCCGGCAGCCCGCCTACTGCACCGCCACCGGCAAGGTGTTCCTGGCCCACGGCCCGGTGGACGTGGTGGACAAGGTGATCGCCGCGGGCATGCCCGCCCGCACCCCGGCCACCATCACCACCGCGGAACGCATGCACGAGGAACTGGCCCGCATCCGCGCCCACGGCTACGCCGTCGACGACGTCGAGAACGAGCAGGACATCCGCTGCGTGGCGGCCCCCGTCTACGACCACAAGGGCGAGGTCACGACCGCCGTCAGCATCTCGGGCCCGGCGGCCCGCGTCACCCGCGACCGCCTCCCCGAACTGGGCGCGCTCCTGGCGGCGGCGACACGGACGATCACGGAGGACCTGGGCGGGACGGTACGGGCCGCGGAGGCGTGA
- a CDS encoding ABC transporter substrate-binding protein: MTGAAFLTACSSASGTTGSGAASSTLQAVIKRGTLNVASCLTFPPFGSLSKDNKPQGFDVDVATAMAKALDVKVKIVDTTSANRIPNLQTKKVDAVVCNFTTTAERAKQVAFSDPYIVAGEVMLVKKSSGISTLADLTGKKVAVTKGSTNGDAVKAGNPKATIQEYDTSAAAVLAVKQGQADAMVEDSNFLNYQAKLDPSLKVTKDSVVPLEYNGIGVQAGDPTWLQWVDTWLREFNTSGEGAALYKKWFGVERPFPLNPSY, translated from the coding sequence GTGACCGGTGCCGCATTCCTCACCGCGTGCAGCTCCGCCTCCGGCACCACCGGGTCCGGGGCGGCGTCCTCGACGCTCCAGGCGGTCATCAAGCGCGGCACGCTGAACGTCGCCAGCTGTCTGACGTTCCCGCCGTTCGGCTCGCTCAGCAAGGACAACAAGCCCCAGGGCTTCGACGTCGACGTGGCGACCGCCATGGCCAAGGCGCTCGACGTCAAGGTGAAGATCGTCGACACGACGTCCGCCAACCGCATCCCCAACCTCCAGACCAAGAAGGTCGACGCGGTGGTCTGCAACTTCACCACCACCGCCGAACGCGCCAAGCAGGTCGCGTTCAGCGATCCGTACATCGTCGCGGGCGAGGTCATGCTGGTGAAGAAGAGCAGCGGCATCTCGACCCTCGCCGACCTCACCGGCAAGAAGGTCGCCGTCACCAAGGGCTCCACCAACGGCGACGCGGTCAAGGCCGGCAACCCCAAGGCCACCATCCAGGAGTACGACACCTCGGCCGCCGCCGTCCTCGCCGTCAAGCAGGGCCAGGCGGACGCCATGGTCGAGGACTCCAACTTCCTCAACTACCAGGCCAAGCTGGACCCCTCCCTCAAGGTCACCAAGGACTCCGTCGTGCCGCTGGAGTACAACGGCATCGGCGTCCAGGCGGGCGACCCGACCTGGCTCCAGTGGGTCGACACCTGGCTGCGCGAGTTCAACACCTCCGGCGAGGGCGCCGCCCTCTACAAGAAGTGGTTCGGCGTCGAGCGACCGTTCCCCCTCAACCCCTCCTACTGA
- a CDS encoding amino acid ABC transporter permease, translating into MLTDWNYALQDWPTYLEAAWLSLRLSLAAFALACVLGLLGALARRSRHAVLRAPAAVYVEVIRNTPVLLQMFVAYFALPSAGLHLTPVQAGVLALGVNVGAYLTEIFRAGIQAVPRGQSEAARVLALGPARTFAHIVLPQALRNVYPAVVNQLVQIILGSSLLSAISVPELTGTATVINSRTLLTVEVFGIAAVLYLVLTNLVVLVAGLIGRAAFRPPLRPAAVPPRPLDAVRRLLPVRVRKEA; encoded by the coding sequence GTGCTCACCGACTGGAACTACGCACTCCAGGACTGGCCCACCTACCTCGAAGCGGCCTGGCTGTCCCTGCGCCTGTCGCTGGCCGCGTTCGCCCTCGCCTGCGTTCTCGGCCTGCTCGGCGCACTCGCCCGCAGATCCCGCCACGCCGTCCTGCGCGCACCGGCCGCCGTGTACGTCGAGGTCATCCGCAACACCCCCGTGCTGCTCCAGATGTTCGTCGCCTACTTCGCCCTGCCCTCCGCGGGCCTCCACCTGACCCCCGTACAGGCGGGCGTCCTCGCGCTCGGCGTCAACGTGGGCGCCTACCTCACCGAGATCTTCCGGGCCGGCATCCAGGCGGTGCCGCGCGGCCAGAGCGAGGCGGCCCGCGTCCTCGCCCTCGGCCCGGCCCGCACCTTCGCGCACATCGTCCTCCCGCAGGCGCTGCGCAACGTCTACCCGGCCGTCGTCAACCAGCTCGTGCAGATCATCCTCGGCTCCTCCCTCCTCTCCGCCATCTCCGTGCCCGAACTCACCGGCACGGCCACGGTCATCAACTCCCGCACCCTCCTCACCGTCGAGGTCTTCGGCATCGCCGCCGTCCTCTACCTCGTCCTCACCAACCTGGTCGTCCTCGTGGCCGGCCTGATCGGCCGCGCGGCCTTCAGACCCCCGCTGCGCCCGGCCGCCGTACCGCCCCGCCCACTGGACGCCGTACGCCGGCTCCTGCCCGTACGCGTGCGAAAGGAGGCCTGA
- a CDS encoding amino acid ABC transporter permease — protein MDWSVIWSNRELFTSGLWATVRLSAAAIVTGTLAGLVVAGVRTSRVPVLAQLARAYLEVFRGTPLLIQMLFIYFGAAYLNLAGITVFGAALLALTLYQGAYIAEIFRSGIEAVPKGQWEAARVLGLGRVRSFVSVVLPQTRAIVLPPLVGQYLSLIKDTSIAVVIGYVELLRQGQAVIDRAGDPATTYLAVAVLYFVICYPLSLVVRRMERKAVLA, from the coding sequence ATGGACTGGTCGGTCATCTGGTCGAACCGGGAACTGTTCACCTCGGGGCTGTGGGCCACCGTGCGGCTGTCCGCCGCCGCCATCGTCACCGGCACCCTCGCCGGGCTGGTCGTGGCGGGCGTACGGACCAGCCGGGTGCCCGTGCTGGCCCAGCTCGCCCGCGCCTATCTGGAGGTCTTCCGGGGCACCCCGCTCCTCATCCAGATGCTGTTCATCTACTTCGGCGCGGCCTACCTCAACCTCGCCGGCATCACCGTCTTCGGCGCCGCCCTGCTCGCCCTGACCCTCTACCAGGGCGCCTACATCGCGGAGATCTTCCGCTCGGGCATCGAGGCCGTACCGAAGGGCCAGTGGGAGGCGGCCAGGGTCCTCGGGCTCGGGCGGGTGCGCAGCTTCGTCTCCGTGGTGCTGCCGCAGACCCGGGCGATCGTGCTGCCCCCGCTCGTCGGCCAGTACCTGTCCCTCATCAAGGACACCTCGATCGCCGTCGTCATCGGCTACGTCGAACTGCTCCGCCAGGGACAGGCCGTCATCGACCGCGCGGGCGACCCGGCCACCACCTATCTCGCGGTCGCCGTCCTCTACTTCGTCATCTGTTACCCGCTGTCGCTCGTCGTGCGGCGGATGGAACGAAAGGCTGTCCTCGCATGA